One window from the genome of Myxococcales bacterium encodes:
- a CDS encoding FKBP-type peptidyl-prolyl cis-trans isomerase, translated as MQIQPNCVVTVHYTLTEGTADGGVVEATKGDAPLGFILGNGSMIPTFETNLAGLKTGDRFAFAVAAAEAYGEYDEGAIFEAEKPCLPIQMAKYLMPC; from the coding sequence ATGCAAATTCAGCCAAACTGCGTGGTAACCGTGCATTACACCCTCACCGAAGGCACCGCGGATGGCGGCGTGGTCGAGGCAACCAAGGGCGACGCGCCGCTCGGGTTTATCTTAGGCAACGGGTCGATGATCCCAACGTTTGAAACCAATCTTGCCGGCCTTAAGACGGGCGACAGGTTTGCCTTTGCTGTCGCCGCGGCGGAGGCCTATGGCGAGTACGATGAAGGCGCCATCTTTGAGGCAGAAAAACCATGTCTACCGATCCAAATGGCAAAGTACCTGATGCCTTGTTGA